DNA from Sinorhizobium arboris LMG 14919:
AGCGAGGCGCATCTGTGGGACATCACCGCAGTCGGCGCTCTCGACAAGGTGGTGCTGAAGTATCGCCGCCACGGCGTGGCGGTCGACGTCATCGGCCTCAACGAGGCAAGCGCTCACATGCTCGACCGCTTCGCCGTGCACGACAAGAGTGATGGCGGGGCGCTTGCGGCAATGCATTGACTCCGGCAGATGGAGCGGGATGCGATGCCTCCCGCTTCTTGGCGCCGCGTGCACCTCACTCGTCGATCCGGAAACCCACCTTCATCACCACCTGGTAATGCGCGACCTTGCCGTTCACGATCTGGCCGCGAATTTCATCCACTTCGAACCAGTCGAGATTACGGGTGGTTTTCGAAGCGCGGGAAATCGCCCCGTCGATGGCCTCGGTTATCGAATTCGGCGAACTGCCGATCAGCTCGATCTTCTTATAGACGTGCTCGCTCACGATTTCCTCCTGAAGGATTACGGTTGATCCCAGGCTCGCCGAGCCTCCTTGCGGGGCGCGGCAAGGGATGACAGCGCGATCGCCGCCAGGGACAATCATGCCCCTGTTGAGCGCGAACCGCCAGCCATCGGGCGAATTCGGCCTGCCTTGCGCTAGTCGGCCGGCTGCCATCGGGATCAAAATGCTCTATTCTGTGCCCTGGCCAAGTCCAACGCGACGTCCCCGTCAGGGATGCGCGAACGGGCCAGGAAGGAGGCCGCGATGCTGCCTACCCGACGTTCCCTGCTTGCCGCGTTTCTGGCCGTGCCCGCCCTGCCCGTCGCCAATCGGGCCGAGGGTCAGGAACCGACATTGCCGCTTACACCCGCTTGCGGCGACGATGAGGACCTGACCCCCGCACTGACGGCAGGCCCGTTCTACAAGCCCGACGCACCTCTCAGGCACGAGCTTTCCGGCGACGCCCCGAACGGAAAACGCATCACCATCGCCGGCTACGTGCTCGACGGCAATTGCCGGCCGGTCGCCGATAGCCTTGTCGAAATCTGGCATGCGGACGACACGGGCGCTTACGATACGCGCGGCTACAGGCTGCGGGGCCATCAGATGACGGACAAGCGCGGACGCTGGTGGTTCGGCACCATCGTCCCGGCGCTCTATCCGGGGCGCACCCGGCACTATCACTTCCGGGTGCGCCGTCCCGGTGCCGCGGTCCTGACGACGCAGCTCTTCTTTCCCAACGAACCTCAGAACGACCGCGACCGCCTCTATTCGCCTTCGCTGCTGCTTGACATCCGCGACACGGAAGACGGCAAGTTCGGGCGGTTCGATTTTGTCGTGTGACGCGCTCGCGGAGGTGTCGGCACCGGATGAACCGCCGGGCGCTTCGCCGACATCGAAACAGATGGCCCTGGTAGAATTCGGCCGGAGACGAGGACGAATTGATGAAACAGAGACTTTTGGCGCAGGACGCAAGCGAACGCACCTTCATTCTGGTGCTCGAGGAGGGCGACGAAGCGTTTTCCGCGATTTCGGCCTTCGCAGCGCAGAAGGACATCGCGGGCGCGTCGGTGTCGGCGATCGGCGCCTTCAGCCGTGCCACGGTAGGCTTCTTCAGTATCGAAGCCAGAAATTACAGGAAGATCCCCGTAGCGGAACAGTCGGAGGTCCTGAGCGCGATCGGCGACATTGCACGCGACGAAGCCGGCGAACCCAGCTTGCATATGCATGCGGTTCTGGGCCTGGAAGACGGGTCGACCCGTGGCGGACACCTTCTCGAGGGTTACGTCCGTCCGACCCTGGAGGTCATCATCCGCGAAAGCCCAACCGAACTGCGCCGGCGCAAGCGGCCGGAACTCGGGATAGCGCTTATCGATCTCGACGCGGAATGAGCTCAGCTCTTCGCGCTGGAATTCGGGTTGCGCTTGTCTTTCCTGCTGACGTCGCCTTTTGCCGCTTTGGTGCCGCCGCCCCATTCCTGCGCCTTGCGAGACTCATCTCCGCCGACCTTACCAGGCTGGTTCTTCTTGGCGGTGCCGCTTTCCCCCTTGGTCTTGGCACGATCCGATTTACTTTCCATCTTGGGCTCCATCCGTCATTTCTGGCCGCGCAGGCCGAAGAAACCGAAACTGAGCGCTCGCCCGTTACGGTATCGTCACGGGCGGCGGGCGTTGCGACCAGCGGCGCGTTCCTCCCGCGGAGTCATCGTCTTCGGGAGGAAGGGCTCGCCAGTGGGCCAGTCACCAGGCCCGCCAGCCGCTTGACCAGTAACGGCCCTTCAGGTCGCCCAGCCGGTCCTCGATGTCGGCGATCAGGTCCTCGATGCGCGAGGAGCTTCGCGAATGCCAATAGGGACGGCTCGTACCCGCAAGGAGCAGCCCAAGAAGACCAATCACGGCGAGTGCCGTCCAGGCGGGATGTTCCCTTGCCATCTCCCCGGCCCTGCGGCCCGTATTCGCGATGGCCCTGCCGGAATAGATGCCGAGATCGGAAAGCCTTTCCGTCAGTACGTCGACCTGCTCGCGCAAGGACCTGACTTCTTCTTCGATGCTCGCCTGGTTCGGAACGCCGACCGAACCGCTCTTCGTATCGACGACCCCGCGCGGTATGGTGGAACCGAGTCGCTTTTCCTGTGCCATATGCTCATTCCTCCGTATCTGGGCCCCAACTCATCAGAGATAGCAACGCGGAAACGGCGGGCGAGGGTCCGGAGTTCCTTTAGCGGTTGAATTTGGATTCGATGAACGCCGAACAGGCGGTCTGCGATCCATCCGCCTGCCGGCACCTCTCCCGGCAAGCGGAACGAAGACCCCGGCAGGCGGCTGAGAGTCAGCAGCGGATTGTAGATGCTTTGGAAGGGCTCTAACTTCGCCCGCCATCTCCCGAAGGCCGCGCGCAGGTGAGGACGAAGCGGCGGTAGAAGAATGTCCTCAGCCTGTTTCTGAGATCGGCTTTCCTGCGCTGGGCAGCTGCGATCGGCCAATGGGAGCACAGCCGTATGTCTCGAAAGCCGGCTGCCCCGATCAAGGGGACGAGCCTCTTGGTGGTGAGGCCGTCGCCGAAGGGCAGACGCTCCATGATCTTCGCGTGGCGTTCGCTCATGGCTCCATCGTAATGCGGGTCATGCCCGATGAACCGCTCGAGGGCAGACACCGCAAGCGACGCCAGGCGGCCGAGCGGCGTCGGTTTCGACCAGTCTCCGTCGAAGACGAGCAGTCTGCCGCCCGGCTTCAGCAGGCGGAACCATTCGGCGAAAGCCTCCTCCGGTTCGGTCAGCGTCCAGACGAGGTGCCTGCAGACCACGGCATCATAGGCCCCGTCCGGCTCCATGGTGCGTTCCGCATCGGCGAGTATGAACCGAACCCGGTCGTTCCCGGCGTGCTTGCGTCGCGCGACGGCGAGCATGGCCTCGGAAAAGTCGAGCGCCGTCACCTCATGGCCGAGCGAAAGGAGCACGTTGGTGACCTCACCCGTCCCGCAGGCGAGTTCGAGAACCTTCATCGGTCGCGCGCCGAGCGCATGGCGCATTGCTGCCGCCCAGGCGTCGAGCTCCGGCCCCGGCGGTATGCGGTGGCCGAAGGCCAGGTCGAAGGTTTCCGACCGCTTCGACCAGTATTCGCGGATGTCTTCCTTCAGGTGGTGGTTGCGCATGTCCATGGGATCAGGCCCCGACGGCGGCGATCGCGGCACGCGGGCGGGGCTGAGGGGGTCTTGCGCGGTACCGGATGGAGCAGCTTCCGTCGAAGTCCTGTTCGACCTCGACCTCGATTCCGAAGACCGCGCGGATGCGCTCCACCGTCAGCACCTCCAGCGGGCGCCCGAGCGCCACCAGCCGGCCGGCTTGCATCACTGCGATCCGGTCGCAGAACATCGCGGCGTGGTTGAGGTCGTGCAGCGCGGCGACCACCGTCAAGTCCTGGCGGCGAACAAGGTCCAGCAGACTGATCTGATGGCCGATGTCGAGATGGTTGGTCGGCTCGTCGAGGAGCAGGATCTTCGATTGCTGCGCCAGCGCCCGCGCGATGTGCAGCCTCTGCCGCTCGCCGCCGGAGAGCGTGTGCCACAGGCGATCGGCGAGATGCGCCATATCGACATTTTGGAGAGCCGCGTCGACGATCGCGTCATCCTCCGGTGACCAGGGCGAAAGCGGCCCCAGATAGGGTGTGCGGCCGAGTTCGACCGCCTGACGCGCAGTGATCCGCTCTCC
Protein-coding regions in this window:
- a CDS encoding dodecin produces the protein MSEHVYKKIELIGSSPNSITEAIDGAISRASKTTRNLDWFEVDEIRGQIVNGKVAHYQVVMKVGFRIDE
- a CDS encoding dioxygenase family protein; its protein translation is MLPTRRSLLAAFLAVPALPVANRAEGQEPTLPLTPACGDDEDLTPALTAGPFYKPDAPLRHELSGDAPNGKRITIAGYVLDGNCRPVADSLVEIWHADDTGAYDTRGYRLRGHQMTDKRGRWWFGTIVPALYPGRTRHYHFRVRRPGAAVLTTQLFFPNEPQNDRDRLYSPSLLLDIRDTEDGKFGRFDFVV
- a CDS encoding PPC domain-containing DNA-binding protein; translation: MKQRLLAQDASERTFILVLEEGDEAFSAISAFAAQKDIAGASVSAIGAFSRATVGFFSIEARNYRKIPVAEQSEVLSAIGDIARDEAGEPSLHMHAVLGLEDGSTRGGHLLEGYVRPTLEVIIRESPTELRRRKRPELGIALIDLDAE
- a CDS encoding class I SAM-dependent methyltransferase gives rise to the protein MDMRNHHLKEDIREYWSKRSETFDLAFGHRIPPGPELDAWAAAMRHALGARPMKVLELACGTGEVTNVLLSLGHEVTALDFSEAMLAVARRKHAGNDRVRFILADAERTMEPDGAYDAVVCRHLVWTLTEPEEAFAEWFRLLKPGGRLLVFDGDWSKPTPLGRLASLAVSALERFIGHDPHYDGAMSERHAKIMERLPFGDGLTTKRLVPLIGAAGFRDIRLCSHWPIAAAQRRKADLRNRLRTFFYRRFVLTCARPSGDGGRS
- a CDS encoding ABC transporter ATP-binding protein translates to MTLSACEVSWSAGGAEILKEVSLTVETGEFLGIIGPNGSGKTSLMSLISGIRKPKRGEVLLDGCPIGTLGRRTVAQRLALVEQQAETGERITARQAVELGRTPYLGPLSPWSPEDDAIVDAALQNVDMAHLADRLWHTLSGGERQRLHIARALAQQSKILLLDEPTNHLDIGHQISLLDLVRRQDLTVVAALHDLNHAAMFCDRIAVMQAGRLVALGRPLEVLTVERIRAVFGIEVEVEQDFDGSCSIRYRARPPQPRPRAAIAAVGA